The following proteins are co-located in the Microplitis demolitor isolate Queensland-Clemson2020A chromosome 5, iyMicDemo2.1a, whole genome shotgun sequence genome:
- the LOC103576314 gene encoding E3 ubiquitin-protein ligase Hakai, producing the protein MDEDSGKRMRGRARGRARGRARGRIRGRTKKAVKIIESDEEDTPQVTEQIQKEPEEIETEQSNLEGFHDQQQSQPPSTEHQFDLEADISQLEAPTFTTINRGPPEPMLRLRWDHRVNLIGEKVLNPMIHCCDKCLKPILIYGRMIPCKHVFCLFCGKREDKMCPRCMEKVSRVEQTGLGTVFMCTHGGTRYGNAGCRRTYLSQRDLQAHINHRHVSGPTQPIQGIQVDPPQYLHQKPDIDSQVGKVLSSSVSSVRIKQVPSHMVQPVMGNDPRVNSIVNQSSLEHRQQHRSQQIMSMQSYSQNSVSLPTNPPMRTNLITVPIQDTAITAHDMHSQPTHYYPPQPSQVSYGGYNVPPPVSQAQNYYPAQHSGQVSYAVAQSQQQYVVSGPASIRPSPNGYMQDAQYAPPQQIPVPQSQWSQHRQFYR; encoded by the exons ATGGATGAAGACAGTGGTAAAAGAATGAGAGGTAGAGCACGTGGTAGAGCTCGTGGGCGTGCTCGAGGGCGAATACGAGGTCGTACAAAAAAAGCTGTTAAG ATAATTGAAAGCGATGAAGAAGATACTCCTCAAGTAACGGaacaaattcaaaaagaaCCCGAAGAAATAGAAACCGAACAGTCTAATCTAGAAGGTTTTCACGATCAACAGCAATCACAACCACCTTCGACAGAACATCAGTTCGATTTAGAGGCAGATATATCACAGTTGGAAGCGCCAACTTTCACTACAATAAATCGTGGTCCTCCAGAGCCTATGCTGCGCTTGCGATGGGATCACCGTGTTAATCTTATTGGAGAAAAAGTTCTTAACCCGATGATTCATTGTTGCGACAAATGTCTTAAACCAATTCTTATTTATGGGCGTATg ATACCATGCAAACAcgtattttgtttattttgtgGTAAACGAGAAGATAAAATGTGTCCTCGATGCATGGAAAAAGTCTCTCGAGTTGAACAAACAGGACTTGGTACAGTATTTATGTGCACTCATGGAGGTACTAGATATGGTAACGCTGGTTGTCGTAGAACTTATCTTAGTCAACGTGATTTacaa GCTCATATAAATCATCGACATGTATCAGGTCCAACGCAGCCTATTCAAGGAATCCAAGTTGATCCACCACAATATCTTCATCAAAAACCAGATATTGATTCACAAGTAGGAAAAGTCTTATCTTCATCAGTTTCTTCGGTTCGAATTAAACAAGTACCCTCTCATATGGTACAGCCTGTAATGGGCAATGATCCTCGCGTTAATTCCATAGTAAATCAATCGTCTCTTGAACATCGCCAGCAACATCGATCACAACAGATTATGTCAATGCAAAGCTATTCTCAAAATTCAGTATCTTTGCCAACTAATCCTCCAATGAGAACAAATCTCATAACTGTACCTATTCAAGATACTGCAATAACTGCTCATGATATGCATTCTCAGCCAACCCATTATTATCCTCCACAACCATCACAAGTAAGTTATGGAGGATATAATGTACCACCACCAGTTTCACAGGCGCAAAACTATTACCCCGCACAACACTCTGGACAAGTGTCTTATGCGGTGGCACAGTCGCAACAGCAGTACGTAGTTTCGGGTCCAGCATCCATCCGTCCTTCACCTAATGGTTACATGCAAGATGCTCAGTATGCACCACCACAACAAATTCCTGTGCCACAATCTCAATGGTCTCAGCATCGTcaattttatagataa